Proteins from a genomic interval of Zingiber officinale cultivar Zhangliang chromosome 2A, Zo_v1.1, whole genome shotgun sequence:
- the LOC122039967 gene encoding homeobox-leucine zipper protein HOX12-like, with the protein MEQQMPCFSSVSAIELSSQRSQTGRWRQQPQRKVKEKEGKKRRLSEAQVKLLETSFQDERKLESSRKAFLASKLGMEAKQVAIWFQNRRARGKTEQVEATHNELKTAHSALIVENCQLEAQVLELREKLCKVKEEIRKLSSLGINGGASGRNNIEKSYGSTSSSFSVGDSGVEVEANMIYMHNECNNLYCF; encoded by the exons ATGGAACAACAGATGCCATGTTTTTCCTCTGTCTCGGCTATAGAATTATCCTCTCAAA GGAGCCAGACAGGGCGATGGCGGCAGCAACCACAGAGGAAGGTGAAGGAAAAGGAGGGAAAGAAGAGAAGATTGAGCGAGGCACAAGTGAAACTTTTGGAGACGAGCTTTCAGGATGAGAGGAAGCTGGAGTCTAGCCGAAAGGCCTTCCTCGCTTCTAAACTCGGCATGGAGGCCAAGCAAGTCGCCATTTGGTTCCAAAACCGACGAGCCCGGGGCAAGACCGAGCAAGTGGAGGCAACCCACAATGAGCTCAAGACAGCCCACAGTGCCCTCATCGTCGAGAATTGCCAACTTGAAGCTCAG GTGTTGGAACTGAGAGAGAAACTTTGCAAAGTGAAAGAGGAGATTAGGAAGCTATCATCGTTAGGCATCAATGGAGGAGCTTCCGGCCGCAACAACATCGAGAAAAGCTACGGCAGCACAAGCTCATCCTTCTCGGTCGGAGATTCGGGGGTGGAAGTAGAAGCCAACATGATATACATGCATAACGAGTGCAACAATTTGTACTGtttttaa
- the LOC122042139 gene encoding deSI-like protein At4g17486 isoform X3, with translation MLCHQDCLNQDGISSFTSASLQQNWFHGVEYAFGAHDYPTSGVFEVEPRQCPGYQFRKSIFMGTTCLDPLNIREFVEIQSGSYNGDTYHLITKNCNHFCQDICYNLTGNSIPKWVNRLARIGSLCNFILPEPLKITAVQHDSDSQTEDGEKQRLTTAFSCLSSISMNHRQLSTSSFFIPSFKQSLPHPELRRSSSVPIKDA, from the exons ATGCTGTGTCATCAAGACTGCCTGAACCAAGATGGAATTTCAAGCTTCACATCTGCTTCATTGCAACAGAACTGGT TTCATGGGGTCGAATATGCATTTGGAGCACATGATTATCCAACAAGTGGAGTATTTGAGGTTGAGCCACGCCAATGTCCAGGCTACCAATTTAGGAAATCAATATTCATGGGGACAACATGTTTAGACCCTTTAAACATTAGAGAGTTTGTGGAAATTCAGTCTGGAAGTTACAATGGAGACACTTACCACTTGATCACAAAGAACTGCAACCACTTCTGTCAAGATATCTGTTATAATTTGACTGGTAACTCTATTCCTAAATGGGTGAATCGACTTGCTAGGATTG GTTCCCTCTGTAACTTCATCCTACCTGAGCCCCTTAAAATAACTGCTGTTCAACATGATTCAGATTCTCAAACAGAGGATGGTGAGAAACAGAGATTGACGACTGCTTTCAGCTGTTTATCTTCAATTTCGATGAATCACAGGCAGCTCTCTACATCTTCTTTTTTCATACCTTCTTTCAAACAATCCCTTCCACACCCGGAGTTAAGGAGGTCCAGTTCTGTTCCTATAAAGGATGCATGA
- the LOC122042139 gene encoding deSI-like protein At4g17486 isoform X2, translating to MKSSLKKGKKSFLPFRLSRTTTHFCLFPQVRLGSQTSGDAPVYLNVYDLTPINGYMYWAGLGIFHTGVEVHGVEYAFGAHDYPTSGVFEVEPRQCPGYQFRKSIFMGTTCLDPLNIREFVEIQSGSYNGDTYHLITKNCNHFCQDICYNLTGSLCNFILPEPLKITAVQHDSDSQTEDGEKQRLTTAFSCLSSISMNHRQLSTSSFFIPSFKQSLPHPELRRSSSVPIKDA from the exons ATGAAGTCAAGCTTAAAGAAGGGGAAGAAATCCTTCTTGCCTTTTCGACTAAGTAGAACAACCACGCATTTTTGTTTGTTCCCACAAGTTAGATTAGGCAGCCAAACATCAGGAGATGCCCCAGTTTATCTGAATGTTTATGACTTGACACCGATAAATGGCTACATGTACTGGGCAGGCCTTGGGATATTTCACACAGGTGTTGAAG TTCATGGGGTCGAATATGCATTTGGAGCACATGATTATCCAACAAGTGGAGTATTTGAGGTTGAGCCACGCCAATGTCCAGGCTACCAATTTAGGAAATCAATATTCATGGGGACAACATGTTTAGACCCTTTAAACATTAGAGAGTTTGTGGAAATTCAGTCTGGAAGTTACAATGGAGACACTTACCACTTGATCACAAAGAACTGCAACCACTTCTGTCAAGATATCTGTTATAATTTGACTG GTTCCCTCTGTAACTTCATCCTACCTGAGCCCCTTAAAATAACTGCTGTTCAACATGATTCAGATTCTCAAACAGAGGATGGTGAGAAACAGAGATTGACGACTGCTTTCAGCTGTTTATCTTCAATTTCGATGAATCACAGGCAGCTCTCTACATCTTCTTTTTTCATACCTTCTTTCAAACAATCCCTTCCACACCCGGAGTTAAGGAGGTCCAGTTCTGTTCCTATAAAGGATGCATGA
- the LOC122042139 gene encoding deSI-like protein At4g17486 isoform X1, with product MKSSLKKGKKSFLPFRLSRTTTHFCLFPQVRLGSQTSGDAPVYLNVYDLTPINGYMYWAGLGIFHTGVEVHGVEYAFGAHDYPTSGVFEVEPRQCPGYQFRKSIFMGTTCLDPLNIREFVEIQSGSYNGDTYHLITKNCNHFCQDICYNLTGNSIPKWVNRLARIGSLCNFILPEPLKITAVQHDSDSQTEDGEKQRLTTAFSCLSSISMNHRQLSTSSFFIPSFKQSLPHPELRRSSSVPIKDA from the exons ATGAAGTCAAGCTTAAAGAAGGGGAAGAAATCCTTCTTGCCTTTTCGACTAAGTAGAACAACCACGCATTTTTGTTTGTTCCCACAAGTTAGATTAGGCAGCCAAACATCAGGAGATGCCCCAGTTTATCTGAATGTTTATGACTTGACACCGATAAATGGCTACATGTACTGGGCAGGCCTTGGGATATTTCACACAGGTGTTGAAG TTCATGGGGTCGAATATGCATTTGGAGCACATGATTATCCAACAAGTGGAGTATTTGAGGTTGAGCCACGCCAATGTCCAGGCTACCAATTTAGGAAATCAATATTCATGGGGACAACATGTTTAGACCCTTTAAACATTAGAGAGTTTGTGGAAATTCAGTCTGGAAGTTACAATGGAGACACTTACCACTTGATCACAAAGAACTGCAACCACTTCTGTCAAGATATCTGTTATAATTTGACTGGTAACTCTATTCCTAAATGGGTGAATCGACTTGCTAGGATTG GTTCCCTCTGTAACTTCATCCTACCTGAGCCCCTTAAAATAACTGCTGTTCAACATGATTCAGATTCTCAAACAGAGGATGGTGAGAAACAGAGATTGACGACTGCTTTCAGCTGTTTATCTTCAATTTCGATGAATCACAGGCAGCTCTCTACATCTTCTTTTTTCATACCTTCTTTCAAACAATCCCTTCCACACCCGGAGTTAAGGAGGTCCAGTTCTGTTCCTATAAAGGATGCATGA